Within Vicia villosa cultivar HV-30 ecotype Madison, WI linkage group LG1, Vvil1.0, whole genome shotgun sequence, the genomic segment CAAATGTGCGTAAAATGCGCGTAAAAACTTTGAATACTCAaagattcatatatatatatatatatatatggtttttaGCATACCTCATCATCTACACTAATAAGGCTTGACGGTCATGCAACAAACGAACCTATTGCATCTCCCACCAATGTGGCATCCGAAACATCGTCAGGATGCGGTAATAACGCATCCTTCTCTAAAGCAATGTCAACTGATACTTTTAAACAGCCAGTAGGGAGCGGTCTAGTGTGAAGTAATTCTCCCAAAGTAttatgcacttttcccttgccaaccatCCGATaagtcggtgacgataagtagaGTTGGCAAGGTGAAATGCcctaaaaccaataataaatttcaaattgttattgtgtatatatttcaattaaataaattaagctactttaatttcataataatatatataattacctCTGGAAGATTCGGTTGAAAATTACAACCGATACTACCTTTGTCACTAGTAGCTTTACAACCTGAAGCTTGCTCTCTTAATTCTTTTTCCCTTTTCAATTCGCGGACTTCAGCTTGTAGTGCATACAAGGTTTCCTGCAGTTCTCTATTGCTAGGAGCCTTCTGTTTTTTCATCTTCAAGGATGTTGGAGTGATTCCAAATCCCTTTCCCCTCACCCGACTAGAATATTCAGGAACATCTAATGCGCGGCTAAGTATGCTCCTGCAATCATTGCCTTCATCTGGAGATATAGACTGGGATAGAGTCTCCTGAAATTCATatgaatattcaaaatttgtcttattaaaattttacttaacttttgatttaattaaagaaataatGCTATACTTACgcatttttcaaaaactttttgaaCATCTTCTTTGACAACTCCATCCTTTCCCACGCGGGCTTCCTTCCACAAAACATGTGGTGGAACAGATGTTTCAGAACTACTCTCCCTTGTTAACTACACATTAAGCCAAATAATATGATCAAATATAACTCACGATGAACAAG encodes:
- the LOC131648724 gene encoding uncharacterized protein LOC131648724, with translation MGYGHLEQSILTRESSSETSVPPHVLWKEARVGKDGVVKEDVQKVFEKCETLSQSISPDEGNDCRSILSRALDVPEYSSRVRGKGFGITPTSLKMKKQKAPSNRELQETLYALQAEVRELKREKELREQASGCKATSDKGSIGCNFQPNLPEGISPCQLYLSSPTYRMVGKGKVHNTLGELLHTRPLPTGCLKVSVDIALEKDALLPHPDDVSDATLVGDAIGSFVA